Proteins encoded by one window of Planktothrix tepida PCC 9214:
- a CDS encoding cation:proton antiporter domain-containing protein has protein sequence MPEDFRLIVDLVLVLAAATIGGLLASLLRQPAILGYLIGGMIVGPSGLGVIKELVQVETLAQFGVAFLLFALGVEFSFAELKKVQGISLGGGGLQIVFTILITALAMGILGWDTSPIQGIFLGAILSLSSTAVVLKCLMERNEMATPQGQVMLGILVVQDLALGLMLAVLPALNQPQGNVIFEAVGRSLLLIGLFALGAIIAGIWMIPRLLRFLAQTESRELFLLGVVALCLGIALLTEHLGFSIEMGAFVAGLMISEVEYADQTLTYVEPIRDIFAALFFVAVGMLIDPVFLWQHLELIIGLMVLIVVGKTLIIIPIVKLFGYSWRTSIITGLGLAQIGEFSFVLASAGQGLGLVSRRIYLLIVGTTALTLIITPFILQFAPKLLDWIEEKWDLSSVLEKSQKIKEISEELPQQNHIIVCGYGRVGRNLVRLLQSHNYSVVVIDQSEQSVQELRNNNIPYLYGNAASLHVLETAGVDRATSMAIALSDPMSTRLCLKRSLEFSPNLDVIVIADRDKDIELLYQLGAKEVVQPEFEASLELSTHLLTRMGLPENKIKQEMQEIRQDQYSDFRPKQSPQEVARDLQQATQEMNSKWYTLPPTSPLTGMTLEESNIRPMTGISVMAIRRLTGEEIDYPDGQTRLEKDDKLLVVGETAALETLDQLAKGEVTIPAESISCQWLNIPENSTVIGKPLSKLDLANRFRVQVQALRREDKFYRWPNRNLDLQVGDRLLLCGSFHDLNQARREVIPVNIPPLKILKETEEDLTIKN, from the coding sequence GTGCCAGAAGATTTTCGCTTAATTGTAGATTTAGTTCTTGTCCTTGCGGCGGCGACGATTGGAGGACTGTTAGCATCTTTACTCCGACAACCTGCGATTCTGGGTTATTTGATTGGGGGAATGATTGTTGGCCCTAGTGGATTAGGGGTAATTAAAGAATTAGTTCAGGTGGAAACCCTCGCTCAATTTGGAGTCGCGTTTCTTCTCTTTGCCTTAGGGGTGGAATTTTCCTTTGCGGAATTAAAGAAAGTTCAAGGAATTAGTTTAGGAGGAGGGGGGTTACAAATTGTTTTTACAATATTAATTACCGCCCTAGCTATGGGAATTTTGGGTTGGGATACTTCTCCGATTCAAGGCATCTTTTTAGGGGCAATTTTATCTTTGTCTTCAACGGCGGTTGTCCTCAAATGTTTGATGGAACGCAATGAAATGGCAACCCCGCAAGGTCAGGTGATGCTAGGAATTCTGGTGGTACAGGATTTAGCCTTGGGGTTAATGTTAGCGGTGTTACCTGCTTTAAATCAACCCCAAGGTAATGTGATTTTTGAAGCCGTAGGACGCTCACTTTTATTAATAGGATTATTTGCTTTAGGGGCTATTATTGCGGGGATTTGGATGATTCCTCGGCTGTTACGATTTTTAGCCCAAACCGAAAGCCGAGAGCTTTTTTTATTAGGGGTTGTGGCGTTATGTTTAGGGATTGCACTATTAACAGAACATTTAGGGTTTTCCATTGAAATGGGAGCCTTTGTTGCCGGGTTAATGATTTCTGAAGTGGAATATGCGGATCAAACTTTAACCTATGTGGAACCGATTCGAGATATTTTTGCAGCTTTGTTTTTTGTCGCAGTGGGAATGTTAATTGATCCGGTATTTCTGTGGCAACATTTAGAATTAATTATCGGATTAATGGTATTAATTGTAGTGGGGAAAACCTTAATTATTATTCCGATTGTTAAACTATTTGGCTATTCTTGGAGAACGTCAATTATTACGGGATTGGGATTAGCTCAAATTGGAGAATTTTCCTTTGTTTTAGCCAGTGCAGGGCAAGGATTAGGTTTAGTTTCTCGACGGATTTATTTATTAATTGTGGGAACCACAGCCCTGACATTAATTATTACCCCGTTTATTTTACAATTTGCACCTAAACTCTTAGACTGGATAGAAGAAAAATGGGATTTGTCGAGTGTTTTAGAAAAAAGTCAGAAAATTAAGGAAATTTCTGAAGAATTACCCCAACAAAACCATATTATTGTGTGTGGATATGGACGAGTCGGGAGAAATTTAGTTCGGCTATTACAAAGTCATAATTATTCGGTTGTTGTCATTGATCAATCGGAACAATCTGTACAGGAATTGAGAAATAATAACATTCCTTATTTATATGGAAATGCGGCGAGTTTGCACGTTTTAGAAACCGCCGGAGTGGATCGGGCAACCTCAATGGCGATCGCTCTTTCTGATCCAATGAGTACCCGATTATGCTTAAAACGATCCTTAGAATTTTCACCGAATTTAGATGTAATTGTTATCGCTGATCGGGATAAAGATATTGAACTTTTGTATCAATTGGGTGCGAAAGAAGTTGTACAACCTGAGTTTGAAGCGAGTTTAGAATTATCGACTCATTTATTAACAAGAATGGGTTTACCTGAAAATAAAATTAAACAGGAAATGCAAGAAATTCGTCAAGATCAGTATTCGGATTTTCGCCCTAAACAATCTCCTCAAGAAGTGGCGCGGGATTTACAGCAAGCGACTCAAGAAATGAATAGTAAATGGTATACCTTACCCCCGACTTCTCCCTTAACAGGAATGACTTTAGAAGAAAGTAATATTCGTCCGATGACGGGAATTAGTGTGATGGCAATTCGCCGTTTGACGGGGGAAGAAATTGATTATCCTGATGGTCAAACTCGTTTAGAAAAGGATGATAAATTATTAGTTGTGGGGGAAACGGCAGCGTTAGAAACGTTAGATCAATTGGCAAAAGGGGAGGTGACAATTCCCGCAGAAAGTATTTCTTGTCAATGGTTAAATATTCCTGAAAATAGCACGGTGATCGGTAAACCTTTATCTAAATTAGATTTAGCAAATCGTTTTAGGGTACAAGTTCAAGCTTTACGTCGAGAAGATAAATTTTATCGCTGGCCGAATCGAAATTTAGATTTGCAAGTCGGCGATCGCTTATTACTGTGTGGTAGCTTTCATGATTTAAACCAAGCCAGACGAGAAGTAATTCCTGTTAATATTCCGCCTTTGAAGATATTAAAAGAAACCGAGGAGGATTTAACAATTAAAAATTAA
- a CDS encoding ABC transporter permease, whose product MAFLLQKSSHSTLETRKTKNLSLLLLPPTIWLLVFFIIPLVIVFIYSFLQRGTYGGVTWEFTWSNYQRLANDLYLNVFGRSLGLAALTTLICLIIGYPLAFFIATASPRWRNLLLFLVIIPFWTNFLVRTYAWIIILRSEGVINTVLQSLNLIQEPLNLLFTPFAVILGLIYGYLPFMILPLYATIERLNFSLVEAAQDLGANDIRTFFRIILPLTSPGIIAGSILVFIPALGAFITPDILGGAKTVMVGNLIQNQFLQARHWPFGSALSMGLMILVLIPVMIYFRSSNSENSI is encoded by the coding sequence ATGGCTTTCTTGCTGCAAAAATCATCTCATTCAACCCTAGAAACCCGAAAAACAAAAAACTTATCGCTCTTATTACTTCCCCCGACAATTTGGTTACTTGTTTTTTTTATTATTCCCCTGGTGATTGTTTTCATTTATAGTTTTTTACAACGAGGAACTTATGGAGGAGTCACTTGGGAATTTACCTGGAGCAATTATCAAAGGTTAGCCAATGATTTATACCTAAATGTTTTTGGGCGTTCCCTCGGACTAGCAGCATTAACAACTTTAATTTGCTTAATTATTGGTTACCCCTTAGCATTTTTTATTGCCACTGCTTCTCCACGTTGGCGCAATCTACTTTTATTTTTAGTGATTATTCCCTTCTGGACAAATTTCTTGGTTAGAACCTATGCTTGGATTATTATTTTGCGTTCTGAAGGTGTGATTAATACTGTACTCCAAAGTTTAAATTTAATTCAAGAACCTTTAAACTTATTGTTTACTCCTTTTGCTGTTATTCTGGGTCTAATTTATGGTTATTTACCCTTTATGATTCTTCCCCTCTATGCGACGATTGAACGATTAAACTTTTCTTTAGTTGAAGCAGCCCAAGATTTAGGAGCAAACGATATTAGAACATTTTTTAGAATAATTTTACCCTTAACTTCTCCTGGAATTATAGCCGGGTCTATTTTGGTTTTTATTCCGGCTTTAGGTGCATTTATTACCCCCGATATTCTCGGAGGTGCAAAAACGGTTATGGTGGGTAATTTAATTCAAAATCAATTTTTACAAGCTCGTCATTGGCCTTTTGGGTCAGCCTTATCAATGGGATTAATGATTTTAGTCTTAATTCCGGTCATGATTTATTTTCGCAGTTCTAATTCGGAAAATTCTATTTAA
- a CDS encoding chromophore lyase CpcT/CpeT, protein MVISPELRALAEYMAGEFNNQAQALADPVWYVHLHLWHRPVPFNLFPEPSLILFAEQANIVNLNQPYRPRFIQLRSSLNPEFPLEAQYYMPQNISQVQGAGQDPERLQHLTPEDLKLLPGCTLNITYQVLSPNHYRFKAIPPKDQICCFSYQNKTYQVELGFEATQDEFFSYDKGIDPTTGKPLWGAMLGPFQFQKQSCFASLLPNDL, encoded by the coding sequence ATGGTAATATCCCCTGAACTTAGAGCTTTAGCGGAATATATGGCGGGAGAGTTTAATAATCAAGCCCAAGCCTTGGCTGACCCCGTTTGGTATGTCCATTTACACCTCTGGCATCGTCCAGTTCCCTTCAATCTGTTTCCCGAACCCAGCTTGATCCTATTTGCCGAACAAGCCAATATTGTTAACCTGAATCAACCCTATCGTCCTCGGTTTATTCAGTTACGCTCCTCCCTTAATCCTGAGTTCCCTTTAGAGGCTCAATATTATATGCCTCAAAATATTTCTCAGGTGCAAGGTGCTGGACAAGATCCAGAACGGTTGCAACATCTTACCCCAGAGGATTTAAAACTTTTGCCCGGTTGTACCTTAAATATTACTTATCAAGTCTTAAGCCCTAATCATTATCGATTCAAAGCCATACCTCCAAAAGACCAAATCTGTTGCTTTAGTTATCAAAACAAAACCTATCAAGTTGAATTGGGTTTTGAAGCCACCCAGGATGAATTTTTCAGCTATGACAAAGGTATTGACCCTACCACTGGAAAACCATTGTGGGGGGCGATGTTAGGGCCATTTCAATTCCAAAAACAGTCTTGTTTTGCTTCTTTACTGCCTAATGACCTTTAA
- a CDS encoding ABC transporter ATP-binding protein, which produces MNLAVELLNVSKLFKGLNSKEFLAVNQVNLEIKTGEFFSLLGPSGCGKTTTLRMIAGFELPTSGEILIHQEPMKNRPPFHRPVNTVFQNYALFPHLTIAENVAFGLEMENLPRPQIKSRVADALSLVKLTDFQTRYPRQLSGGQQQRVALARALVKQPKVLLFDEPLGALDLKLRKEMQLELKKMQKQLGITFVYVTHDQEEALTLSDRIGVMNHGELLQVGTPLEIYEYPKTKFVADFIGETNVLTGRVTQIKGQEITILVDEQLTLHLTTSQPVIEGQIINLVIRPEKITLYPNHSQNQTNDPNIETWKGILEESIYLGTDTRYNVRLTDKMVIMIRIQNCHQDDLQRFTIGQQVNVAIPPNSIRIIEY; this is translated from the coding sequence ATGAATCTTGCGGTGGAATTATTGAACGTTTCTAAATTATTTAAAGGATTAAATAGCAAAGAATTCTTGGCTGTTAATCAAGTTAATTTAGAAATCAAAACCGGAGAATTTTTCTCCTTGTTAGGGCCATCAGGCTGTGGAAAAACCACAACATTAAGAATGATTGCTGGATTTGAACTTCCGACTTCTGGGGAAATTTTAATTCATCAAGAACCGATGAAAAATCGTCCTCCCTTTCATCGTCCAGTCAATACCGTTTTTCAAAATTATGCGTTATTTCCCCATTTAACCATCGCGGAAAATGTAGCCTTTGGACTTGAAATGGAAAATTTGCCTCGTCCTCAAATTAAGAGTCGAGTCGCAGACGCATTATCTTTAGTTAAATTAACGGATTTCCAAACTCGTTATCCCCGTCAGCTTTCCGGTGGACAACAACAACGGGTAGCCTTAGCAAGAGCATTAGTTAAACAGCCTAAAGTGTTATTATTTGATGAACCCTTGGGTGCTTTAGACTTAAAACTGCGAAAAGAAATGCAGTTAGAACTCAAAAAAATGCAGAAACAATTAGGCATTACTTTTGTTTATGTTACCCATGATCAAGAAGAAGCATTAACCCTGTCCGACCGCATTGGTGTCATGAATCATGGAGAATTATTACAAGTCGGAACCCCCCTGGAAATTTATGAATATCCTAAAACTAAATTTGTAGCTGATTTTATTGGAGAAACTAACGTTTTAACGGGACGAGTCACCCAAATTAAAGGACAAGAAATCACAATTTTAGTCGATGAACAACTCACCCTTCATCTGACAACCTCTCAACCCGTTATTGAAGGACAAATTATTAATTTAGTGATTCGTCCTGAAAAAATAACTCTCTATCCTAATCATTCTCAAAATCAGACAAATGACCCCAATATTGAAACTTGGAAAGGAATCCTTGAAGAATCAATTTATTTAGGAACGGATACCCGTTATAATGTCCGTTTAACTGATAAAATGGTCATCATGATTCGTATTCAAAATTGCCATCAAGATGATTTACAACGCTTTACAATCGGTCAACAGGTTAATGTAGCCATTCCGCCCAATAGTATTCGGATAATTGAATATTAA
- a CDS encoding late competence development ComFB family protein: protein MSIEKIVEQALQDGYLTPSMEAEVGRICNTASELSIEEYMALDRLMGALLTGEVVVLPRKQFINVMEELVLSEAIARVAEIEENSEQSLDVGDIAAYALNRLPPLYATTEEGAQYQRSRAKEELQVLIANQVKEAIERNLNRAAQNQTVLGKSTGEAVLSQVSSLLQTYAQNYDPTSNMTSKPINTSSVHEIGQDY, encoded by the coding sequence ATGAGTATTGAAAAGATTGTTGAGCAAGCATTGCAAGATGGTTATCTGACCCCCTCAATGGAGGCAGAGGTTGGACGAATTTGTAATACCGCCTCAGAACTTTCCATTGAAGAATATATGGCTCTGGATCGGTTGATGGGAGCCTTGTTAACGGGTGAAGTCGTCGTTTTACCCCGGAAACAATTTATTAATGTGATGGAGGAATTAGTCCTGAGTGAAGCGATCGCTCGGGTTGCAGAAATTGAAGAAAATAGTGAGCAAAGCTTAGATGTGGGGGATATTGCTGCCTATGCGTTAAATCGTCTTCCTCCCCTCTATGCCACAACGGAAGAAGGAGCCCAATATCAACGCTCAAGAGCCAAAGAAGAACTCCAAGTGCTGATTGCCAATCAGGTTAAAGAAGCGATTGAGCGTAACTTAAACCGTGCGGCTCAAAATCAAACGGTTCTCGGGAAATCTACAGGGGAAGCCGTCTTATCTCAAGTCAGTTCACTATTACAGACCTATGCCCAAAACTATGACCCGACCTCTAACATGACCTCTAAACCGATTAACACCTCCTCAGTTCATGAAATTGGTCAGGATTATTGA
- the hemF gene encoding oxygen-dependent coproporphyrinogen oxidase produces the protein MTASQISEITTPQLIPPTDSKTRVSEFMKQIQDEICQGLEKLDGLGKFREDSWDRPEGGGGRTRVIRDGDVFEQGGVNFSEVWGETLPPSILTQRPEAAGQGFYATGTSMVLHPRNPYIPTVHLNYRYFEAGPVWWFGGGIDLTPYYPFAEDAHHFHQTLKQTCDRHHEEYYPVFKRWCDEYFYLKHRQETRGVGGIFFDYQDPQSQLYKGPDPKGTAALYSNEVGTPDSRDWESLFSFIQDCGQAFLPAYGPIVERRRSHEYGDRERQFQLYRRGRYVEFNLVYDRGTIFGLQTNGRTESILMSLPPLVRWEYGYEPEPGTPEAELYETFLKPQDWANWTAPNSQV, from the coding sequence ATGACAGCTTCTCAGATATCGGAAATTACTACGCCCCAGTTGATCCCTCCGACTGACTCCAAAACCCGTGTCAGTGAGTTTATGAAACAAATCCAGGATGAAATTTGTCAAGGCTTAGAAAAACTCGATGGCCTTGGCAAATTTAGAGAGGACTCTTGGGATCGCCCAGAAGGCGGTGGCGGTCGGACTCGTGTGATTCGAGATGGGGATGTGTTTGAACAAGGGGGAGTGAATTTCTCCGAAGTTTGGGGCGAAACATTGCCTCCTTCAATTCTGACACAACGTCCAGAGGCAGCCGGACAGGGATTTTATGCCACAGGAACCTCAATGGTACTCCATCCCCGCAATCCCTATATTCCAACGGTACACCTTAATTATCGCTATTTTGAAGCGGGGCCTGTATGGTGGTTTGGGGGCGGGATTGATTTAACCCCTTATTATCCCTTTGCTGAAGATGCTCACCATTTTCATCAAACCTTAAAACAAACTTGCGATCGCCACCATGAAGAGTATTATCCTGTATTCAAACGTTGGTGTGATGAATATTTCTATTTGAAACATCGCCAAGAAACACGAGGGGTGGGGGGCATCTTTTTTGACTATCAAGATCCCCAAAGTCAACTTTATAAAGGCCCTGATCCGAAAGGAACAGCAGCCTTGTATAGTAATGAAGTGGGAACCCCAGATTCGAGAGATTGGGAATCTTTGTTCAGTTTTATTCAAGACTGTGGACAAGCTTTTCTACCTGCTTATGGGCCGATTGTAGAACGGCGGCGTTCTCATGAATACGGAGATCGAGAACGACAGTTCCAATTATATCGGCGAGGTCGATATGTGGAATTCAACTTGGTTTATGATCGAGGGACGATTTTTGGCTTACAAACCAATGGTCGTACTGAGTCCATTCTCATGTCTTTACCGCCTCTGGTACGATGGGAATATGGCTATGAGCCGGAACCGGGAACTCCAGAAGCAGAATTGTATGAGACTTTCTTAAAGCCTCAAGATTGGGCGAACTGGACTGCTCCTAACTCACAGGTCTAA
- the psb29 gene encoding photosystem II biogenesis protein Psp29: MNNIRTVSDTKRTFYSLHTRPINSIYRRVVEELMVEMHLLSVNVDFSYDPIYALGVVTAFDRFMQGYQPSSDQDSIFNALIKAQQDDPQKYRGDAQHLTELAKTLSVKDLIVNLKASPDEVAETELLGYFRTVATNPKWKYSRLYAIGLYTLLEVADPNGIQDKATGEQILTQLAEALHLPQDKLLKDLDLYRSNLEKVAQARIMIEEMTQAERKKREQRANEAVGLN, from the coding sequence GTGAACAACATCCGCACGGTTTCAGATACAAAGCGTACTTTTTACAGTCTACACACTCGCCCGATCAATTCCATCTATCGTCGTGTGGTCGAGGAGTTGATGGTGGAAATGCACTTGCTCTCGGTCAATGTTGACTTTAGCTATGACCCCATTTATGCGTTGGGTGTTGTAACAGCTTTTGATCGCTTTATGCAAGGGTATCAACCGTCATCCGATCAAGACTCGATTTTTAATGCGCTGATCAAAGCACAACAAGATGACCCGCAAAAATATCGGGGTGATGCTCAACACTTAACAGAATTAGCCAAAACTCTATCGGTTAAAGATTTAATTGTTAATTTAAAGGCTTCTCCTGATGAAGTTGCGGAGACTGAGTTGCTAGGATATTTCCGAACCGTCGCAACTAATCCCAAATGGAAATACAGTCGCTTGTATGCCATTGGTTTATACACCTTGTTAGAGGTTGCTGATCCCAATGGAATTCAAGACAAAGCTACAGGCGAACAAATCTTAACTCAACTGGCTGAAGCATTACACTTGCCTCAAGATAAACTGCTCAAGGATTTAGATCTCTATCGCAGCAATCTTGAAAAAGTGGCGCAAGCCCGCATCATGATTGAAGAAATGACCCAAGCGGAACGGAAGAAACGGGAACAACGAGCTAATGAAGCGGTTGGCTTAAATTGA
- a CDS encoding M23 family metallopeptidase codes for MRLKVRRGIKSLMLSLITVAVVLALPGFAAQVRVNPSSPELGDTLSVVLESAASATQPTVTWQGKTYPMFAIGPNRMRVLLPTTPLDQPGTKSLQVNDGTQVQNVTVQLRDRDFPTQSIWLPPDKEELQGTDHEFDRVDAFKALVTPEKYWNGPFLRPNSGEITTIYGVRRYYNGDFAEDYYHRGVDYAGGMGSPVIAPAAGRVALVGRESEGFQIHGNVIGLDHGQGVGSILMHLSRIDVKEGDFVQAGQVIGAVGSSGASTGPHLHWGLYVQGQSVDPVPWRYAAID; via the coding sequence ATGAGACTGAAAGTGCGTAGGGGGATCAAGTCGTTAATGTTAAGCCTAATCACGGTTGCAGTCGTCCTGGCCCTTCCAGGATTCGCAGCCCAGGTACGAGTGAATCCCTCCTCTCCTGAGTTGGGAGATACCCTGTCTGTGGTTTTGGAGTCTGCTGCTTCAGCAACCCAACCCACGGTGACTTGGCAGGGGAAAACTTATCCCATGTTTGCCATTGGCCCGAACCGAATGCGGGTTTTATTACCCACCACGCCTTTAGATCAGCCGGGAACCAAATCCCTACAAGTTAATGATGGGACACAGGTACAGAATGTAACGGTACAACTGCGCGATCGCGATTTTCCGACTCAATCGATTTGGCTACCCCCGGATAAAGAAGAACTCCAGGGAACCGATCACGAATTTGATCGCGTCGATGCGTTTAAAGCCCTTGTCACCCCGGAAAAATATTGGAACGGCCCTTTTTTACGACCGAATTCAGGTGAAATTACCACGATTTATGGTGTGCGTCGTTACTACAATGGGGATTTTGCTGAGGACTATTATCATCGAGGGGTGGATTATGCCGGGGGGATGGGTTCCCCGGTGATTGCCCCAGCGGCTGGACGAGTCGCCCTGGTGGGACGGGAATCAGAAGGATTTCAGATTCATGGCAATGTGATTGGTTTAGATCATGGTCAAGGGGTGGGGAGTATTTTGATGCACCTCAGCCGGATTGATGTGAAAGAGGGGGATTTTGTCCAAGCGGGTCAAGTGATTGGGGCGGTGGGTTCATCCGGGGCTTCTACCGGCCCCCATCTCCATTGGGGACTCTATGTGCAGGGTCAATCTGTTGATCCGGTTCCCTGGCGTTATGCAGCCATTGATTAA
- a CDS encoding ABC transporter permease: MKTATLETFIYAWGRRGLALQATFALTFLYLPILILIIYSFNASRLNSNWTGFTLKWYQKLFSGLTESTADISTQSLWISLQNSLIIAIVSTVIASILGTMMALVLERFRFPGSKVLEALLLLPIIIPEITLGVSLLVFFTLFFRILENLTGIRLTLGLPSVIISHATFSIAFITITVRARLADLDPALEEAALDLGANEWKTFWRVTFPLIFPAILSGALLAFTLSLDDFVVTFFTTGVGATTLPLFVYGMIKLSITPVINAISTLMLLASLFLVISSLKLQDQVSVKH, from the coding sequence ATGAAAACCGCAACTCTTGAGACTTTTATTTATGCTTGGGGAAGACGAGGACTAGCCCTACAAGCCACCTTTGCTCTCACGTTTCTTTACTTACCAATTTTAATCTTAATTATTTATTCCTTTAATGCTTCTCGGTTGAATTCCAATTGGACAGGATTTACCTTAAAATGGTATCAAAAGTTATTCAGTGGCTTAACAGAAAGTACCGCCGATATTTCTACTCAAAGTCTCTGGATTTCTCTGCAAAATAGCTTAATAATTGCTATTGTTTCTACTGTAATTGCCTCTATTCTAGGAACAATGATGGCATTAGTTTTAGAACGCTTTCGGTTTCCCGGTTCTAAAGTATTAGAAGCATTATTATTGTTACCAATTATTATTCCTGAAATTACATTAGGGGTATCTTTATTAGTCTTTTTTACGTTATTTTTTAGAATCCTTGAAAATCTAACTGGAATTCGCTTAACATTAGGCTTACCTTCCGTTATAATTAGCCATGCAACTTTTAGTATTGCCTTTATTACTATTACTGTGAGAGCGCGTTTAGCTGACTTAGATCCGGCTTTAGAAGAAGCTGCTTTAGATTTAGGGGCAAATGAATGGAAAACCTTTTGGAGAGTTACCTTCCCTTTAATTTTTCCGGCTATTTTAAGCGGTGCATTATTAGCTTTCACCTTATCATTAGATGATTTTGTTGTCACATTTTTTACAACAGGAGTTGGCGCAACAACTTTGCCTTTATTTGTTTATGGCATGATTAAATTGTCCATCACTCCAGTCATTAATGCGATTTCAACTTTGATGTTATTGGCTTCTCTTTTCTTAGTCATCTCATCTTTGAAATTGCAAGATCAAGTCAGTGTTAAACATTGA
- a CDS encoding ABC transporter substrate-binding protein, whose product MKRILTLILLFCLGIFLPFGCTQNQSNTPPSPSTANVLNLYNWSTYIDPEVLKAFEQKYQVKINYDTYDSAESLYAKLKAGNPGYDVAFPPDYMVKIMINEQMLEEIESANISNIKNIEPKFLNPPYDPGNKYSIPYQWVTLGIGYNLKKTGEEINSWSALVDPKYQGKVGLLDDMRHTMGAVLMYLGYSPNTKNPEEIQKARDFLIQNKDNIAAFVPDTGQQLLNQGEVSLTMEYSGDIFQVMAENPDLRYVIPKEGSIIGMDNMVIPKGAPNKKLAETFINFVLEPENSAKISNFIDFASPNKVAIDQKLIEAKNLKNSGIYPPPEIFDKLQYLQDVGEATQLYDQAWTEVKVGVGK is encoded by the coding sequence ATGAAACGAATTTTAACCTTAATTTTATTATTCTGTTTAGGCATATTTTTGCCCTTCGGATGTACACAAAATCAATCTAATACTCCCCCAAGTCCCTCTACTGCAAATGTTCTCAATCTTTATAACTGGTCAACCTATATTGACCCGGAAGTTCTTAAAGCCTTTGAACAAAAATATCAAGTAAAAATTAATTATGATACTTATGATAGTGCGGAAAGCCTCTACGCTAAATTAAAAGCGGGAAACCCCGGTTATGATGTAGCCTTCCCTCCTGATTATATGGTTAAAATCATGATTAATGAACAAATGTTAGAAGAAATAGAGAGTGCTAACATCTCTAACATTAAAAATATTGAGCCTAAATTTTTAAATCCTCCTTATGACCCCGGTAATAAATATAGTATTCCCTATCAATGGGTGACTTTAGGGATAGGATATAACCTGAAAAAAACAGGAGAAGAAATTAACAGTTGGTCAGCCTTAGTCGATCCAAAATATCAAGGAAAAGTCGGTTTATTAGATGATATGCGCCATACAATGGGGGCTGTTCTAATGTATTTAGGCTATAGTCCTAATACGAAAAACCCCGAAGAAATCCAAAAGGCGCGAGATTTTCTGATTCAAAATAAAGATAATATTGCTGCATTTGTACCCGATACAGGTCAACAATTGTTAAATCAAGGAGAAGTGAGTTTAACAATGGAATATAGTGGTGATATTTTTCAAGTAATGGCAGAAAATCCAGATTTACGTTATGTAATTCCCAAAGAAGGGAGTATTATTGGGATGGATAATATGGTGATTCCCAAAGGTGCACCCAATAAAAAACTCGCTGAAACCTTTATTAACTTTGTTTTAGAACCTGAAAATAGTGCAAAAATTTCTAATTTTATTGATTTTGCTTCCCCCAACAAAGTTGCAATTGATCAAAAATTAATTGAAGCAAAAAACTTAAAAAACTCTGGTATTTATCCTCCTCCAGAAATTTTTGACAAACTTCAATATCTTCAAGATGTCGGAGAAGCGACCCAACTCTATGATCAAGCTTGGACAGAAGTTAAAGTCGGTGTCGGTAAATAA